One segment of Fibrobacter sp. UWR3 DNA contains the following:
- a CDS encoding geranylgeranylglyceryl/heptaprenylglyceryl phosphate synthase — MKPGKIELRLNAEIEKRGALFAVLLDPDTSDEAAFVKAGAMAAENGADLLLVGGSYLGNFTLPKQVAALKANVDLPVVLFPGGASQVVPGFDAMLFMTLVSGRNPNYLIDEQVRGGALVRALNMEAIPTAYQLINSGKRTTVEYISGTMPVPANKPKLSMVNSIAAELMGMRYVYLEAGSGAEEPVPVEHIAYTRKATEMTIITGGGIKDPQTAAIRVAAGANIIVTGTLWEKVEDPALLKEFAAAIHVKG, encoded by the coding sequence ATGAAACCTGGTAAGATCGAACTTCGCCTGAACGCTGAAATCGAGAAACGCGGTGCGCTTTTTGCCGTGCTGCTCGACCCCGATACATCCGATGAGGCCGCGTTCGTGAAGGCGGGTGCGATGGCCGCCGAGAACGGTGCCGACCTGCTCCTGGTGGGCGGTTCTTACCTGGGCAACTTCACGCTCCCTAAGCAGGTGGCGGCCCTCAAGGCCAACGTGGACCTGCCCGTGGTTCTTTTCCCGGGTGGAGCCTCGCAGGTGGTTCCCGGTTTCGACGCGATGCTCTTCATGACGCTCGTGAGCGGCCGCAACCCGAACTACTTGATTGACGAGCAGGTGCGCGGTGGCGCGCTCGTGCGTGCGCTCAACATGGAAGCAATCCCGACGGCATACCAGCTCATCAACAGCGGCAAGCGCACTACTGTGGAATACATCAGCGGTACCATGCCTGTACCCGCGAACAAGCCCAAGCTCAGCATGGTGAACTCCATCGCGGCAGAACTCATGGGCATGCGTTACGTGTACCTGGAAGCGGGCAGCGGCGCCGAAGAGCCCGTACCCGTGGAACACATCGCCTACACCCGCAAGGCGACCGAGATGACGATTATTACCGGCGGTGGAATCAAGGACCCGCAGACGGCCGCCATCCGCGTGGCCGCAGGCGCGAACATCATCGTGACCGGAACGCTGTGGGAAAAGGTGGAAGACCCGGCGCTGCTCAAAGAATTTGCCGCCGCAATCCACGTGAAAGGCTAA
- the rhuM gene encoding RhuM family protein: MQILHNTLSKFKPTTIYSLDVIISVGYRVKSFRGTQFRQWANQVLKGYILKGYAVNQRKIATDLQIADRLHEQRQLIESQGAEIAMMRTIHDRFLLVDDKVYHFGASFKDMGNEMTAFSVLDFVTPAEVIEKIQESMKGR, translated from the coding sequence ATGCAAATTTTGCATAATACTCTATCAAAATTCAAACCTACTACTATTTATTCTTTAGACGTCATTATTTCGGTTGGTTATCGAGTAAAATCCTTTAGAGGTACTCAATTTCGCCAATGGGCAAACCAAGTTCTTAAAGGCTATATACTTAAGGGCTATGCCGTGAATCAGCGGAAGATCGCGACGGATTTGCAGATTGCGGACCGCCTGCATGAACAGCGGCAACTTATCGAGAGCCAGGGTGCAGAAATCGCGATGATGCGCACAATTCACGACCGCTTTTTGCTCGTCGATGACAAGGTGTATCACTTCGGGGCGTCATTCAAGGACATGGGCAACGAGATGACAGCATTCAGTGTCTTGGACTTTGTGACCCCCGCAGAAGTCATCGAGAAAATCCAGGAAAGCATGAAAGGGCGGTGA
- a CDS encoding ABC transporter ATP-binding protein: protein MGDLMIQIEHLHKTYHSGFLMKPKLALKDVSFSVEPGQVYGFIGPNGAGKSTTIKVLTGLLNFDSGKVLVNGISPRDVKSRRYIGYSPEQPYFYDYLTGRELLRFYGKLVGLDGAELDKRITWALELLHANKDWIDRRLRSYSKGMMQRVGIAQAILGKPKLLILDEPMSGLDPMGRRDVREAIQQLNRDGVTIFYSSHLLSDVESISHKVAMIVDGKIVREGTVDEITESCGVEYHVRTRKAILESDLPQGVALTGHPEEFVCEDDAARDRLLGYSLANGIAVEKMDHKRPSLEDILTEEIARADA from the coding sequence ATGGGTGATTTGATGATACAGATTGAGCATTTGCACAAGACCTACCACAGTGGGTTCTTGATGAAGCCGAAGCTTGCGCTCAAGGACGTGAGTTTCAGTGTGGAGCCGGGCCAGGTGTACGGGTTTATCGGCCCGAACGGTGCGGGCAAGTCCACGACCATCAAGGTGCTGACGGGCTTGTTGAATTTTGATTCGGGCAAGGTGCTGGTGAACGGCATCAGCCCGCGCGACGTGAAGAGCCGCCGCTACATCGGTTACTCCCCGGAGCAGCCGTACTTCTACGATTACCTCACAGGGCGCGAGCTCCTGCGCTTCTACGGCAAGCTGGTGGGGCTCGACGGTGCGGAACTGGACAAGCGCATCACCTGGGCGCTCGAACTCTTGCACGCGAACAAGGACTGGATTGACCGCCGCCTGCGTTCGTACTCCAAGGGCATGATGCAGCGCGTGGGCATTGCGCAGGCGATTCTCGGCAAGCCGAAGCTCTTGATTCTCGACGAGCCGATGAGCGGGCTCGACCCGATGGGCCGCCGCGACGTGCGCGAGGCTATACAGCAGCTGAACCGCGATGGCGTGACTATCTTCTATTCGAGCCACCTGCTGAGCGACGTGGAAAGCATTAGCCACAAGGTCGCGATGATCGTGGATGGCAAGATTGTGCGAGAAGGTACGGTCGACGAGATTACCGAGTCGTGCGGGGTGGAATACCACGTGCGTACGCGCAAGGCGATTCTCGAGAGCGATCTGCCGCAGGGAGTTGCGCTTACGGGCCACCCGGAAGAATTCGTGTGCGAGGATGATGCTGCCCGCGACCGCCTGCTGGGCTACAGCCTTGCGAACGGGATTGCGGTCGAGAAGATGGACCACAAGCGCCCGAGTCTCGAGGACATTTTGACGGAGGAGATTGCACGTGCAGACGCTTAA
- a CDS encoding ABC transporter permease has product MQTLKYIAIIAHNTFRESIRDKILYNIVFLAIALTLFSIVLGEWSVFDRAYVIKSTTLSVMSLSGLLISIFVGISLVQKEIQRRTVLTLLSKPISRVTFIVGKYFGLLAVVAVHLTLLTVIYYLMLFVMNAEPTASLLLAIYLIFCEMAVVIAVALLFSSFSSTILSALFTLGVYFAGHLSNELLEQVRFASRMGEMGDTSTALFEKAAVVIHAIFPGLYRYNVTSYVVHGLALPDMYLFWNTIYALGYVGVFLAIASWWFSRRDFL; this is encoded by the coding sequence GTGCAGACGCTTAAGTATATTGCGATTATCGCTCACAACACATTCCGCGAATCCATACGCGACAAGATTCTCTACAACATCGTGTTCCTCGCGATTGCGCTCACCCTGTTCAGCATCGTGCTTGGCGAATGGTCGGTGTTCGACCGTGCCTACGTGATCAAGTCCACTACGCTTTCGGTGATGAGCCTTTCTGGCCTCCTGATTTCCATCTTCGTGGGTATCAGCCTGGTGCAAAAGGAAATCCAGCGGCGCACGGTGCTCACGCTGCTTTCTAAGCCGATTAGCCGAGTGACGTTTATCGTGGGCAAGTACTTTGGCCTGCTTGCCGTGGTGGCGGTACACCTCACGCTCTTGACGGTCATCTACTACCTGATGCTTTTCGTGATGAACGCGGAACCGACGGCGAGCCTGCTCCTTGCCATATACCTCATCTTCTGCGAGATGGCGGTGGTGATTGCGGTGGCGCTCCTGTTCAGCAGTTTCAGCAGCACGATTCTTTCGGCGCTCTTTACGCTGGGCGTTTACTTTGCGGGCCACCTGAGCAACGAACTGTTGGAACAGGTGAGGTTTGCAAGCCGCATGGGCGAGATGGGCGATACCTCTACGGCACTGTTCGAGAAGGCCGCGGTAGTGATTCACGCGATTTTCCCGGGGCTCTACCGCTACAACGTGACGAGTTACGTTGTGCACGGGCTTGCGCTCCCGGATATGTATTTGTTCTGGAACACCATCTATGCACTCGGTTACGTAGGAGTATTCCTCGCGATTGCAAGCTGGTGGTTTAGCCGGAGGGATTTCCTATGA
- a CDS encoding type IV pilus twitching motility protein PilT, giving the protein MRNQYMAKVLVHNKMVTQDQVDAHWAEANDQVDIGQVLVKAGLLQQAVYEKVLAFVKNLEAKNAAAAPAKPAPAPAAAPAARAESAAPAPAPKPAPAVKPQASAPVAPEEPALQIEGNSIYGEASSSNMVVEKVSGLESTSISSIGISTEDVSEDESANDELPSRFAVVSGEGSEVMAPENLLVTMSLKKMIAYARKFGATDIYLFAGREVMMRQSGSIFPVTEQTLDRTRVADLLAEASEGFADGYKVVAGKNFSKTFGLPGVGRARISVIWNDVNPSISIRVIQSESISFENLFLPPFCQSFAELQSGLVLIAGPSASGRSTTMTTFIETVAANRPCYIHTIERPIERLLKNPNGALAQKEVGLHVKSGIAGIELAMRDGADVICFDHLQSMEELNLLLQASNAGALVFAVTGGNNIHALLSKLLVEVPESSRAAFACTLADQLKGVIVQHLIPVVQNQGLVLACEAMRVTSTVANMIRRCDLSQLVAAISSQKDQGITLDDSLQKCVESGYIDGAEAWKRAYDSRRFAAYRPA; this is encoded by the coding sequence ATGAGAAACCAGTATATGGCGAAGGTCCTCGTCCACAACAAGATGGTGACGCAGGACCAGGTGGATGCCCATTGGGCTGAGGCGAACGACCAGGTCGATATCGGCCAGGTTTTGGTGAAGGCCGGGCTCTTGCAGCAGGCGGTTTACGAGAAGGTGCTTGCCTTCGTGAAGAACCTGGAAGCGAAGAATGCTGCGGCCGCTCCCGCAAAGCCTGCCCCCGCTCCGGCGGCAGCTCCGGCTGCTCGGGCAGAAAGCGCGGCCCCCGCTCCGGCCCCGAAGCCCGCCCCTGCAGTAAAGCCCCAGGCATCGGCGCCTGTGGCTCCGGAAGAACCTGCGTTGCAGATTGAGGGCAACAGCATCTATGGCGAGGCGTCTTCTTCCAACATGGTGGTGGAGAAGGTTTCGGGCCTGGAATCCACGAGCATCTCGAGCATCGGCATCTCTACCGAAGACGTGTCTGAAGATGAATCTGCGAATGACGAACTGCCTTCGCGATTCGCGGTGGTTTCGGGCGAAGGGTCCGAGGTCATGGCTCCCGAGAACCTGCTGGTGACGATGAGCCTGAAGAAGATGATTGCGTATGCCCGCAAGTTCGGCGCGACGGATATCTACCTGTTTGCCGGCCGCGAGGTGATGATGCGCCAGTCCGGGTCAATATTCCCGGTGACCGAGCAGACGCTCGACCGCACCCGCGTGGCGGACCTGCTGGCCGAGGCGTCCGAAGGTTTCGCTGACGGCTACAAGGTTGTCGCGGGCAAGAACTTCAGCAAGACATTCGGGCTCCCGGGTGTCGGGCGTGCACGCATTTCCGTCATCTGGAACGACGTGAACCCGAGTATTTCCATTCGCGTCATCCAGAGCGAGTCCATCTCTTTCGAGAACCTCTTCTTGCCGCCGTTCTGCCAGTCGTTTGCCGAACTGCAGAGCGGGCTCGTGCTGATTGCGGGCCCTTCGGCGAGCGGGCGCTCTACCACGATGACCACGTTTATCGAAACCGTAGCCGCAAATCGCCCGTGCTATATCCACACGATAGAACGGCCCATCGAACGCCTGCTCAAGAACCCGAACGGGGCTCTTGCCCAGAAGGAAGTCGGGCTCCATGTGAAGAGCGGCATCGCGGGCATCGAGCTTGCCATGCGTGACGGCGCCGACGTGATATGCTTTGACCATCTGCAGTCTATGGAAGAGTTGAACCTGCTGCTGCAGGCTTCGAACGCGGGCGCGCTTGTGTTTGCCGTTACCGGTGGTAACAACATTCACGCCCTGCTCTCGAAGTTGCTGGTCGAGGTTCCGGAATCGAGCCGCGCCGCGTTTGCGTGCACGCTTGCCGACCAGTTGAAGGGCGTGATTGTGCAGCACCTTATCCCGGTGGTGCAGAACCAGGGCCTGGTGCTTGCCTGCGAGGCGATGCGCGTTACCTCTACGGTCGCGAACATGATTCGCCGCTGCGACCTGTCGCAGTTGGTTGCCGCAATCAGCAGCCAGAAGGACCAGGGCATTACTTTGGACGATTCCCTGCAGAAGTGCGTGGAATCCGGTTATATCGACGGTGCGGAAGCCTGGAAGCGCGCTTACGATAGCCGCCGCTTTGCGGCGTACAGGCCGGCATAA
- a CDS encoding ATPase, T2SS/T4P/T4SS family — MATEIESLLEYVVNVGGSELIVTEGAPSAVRLAGRVCAVPDAPAIEFGTLREFLGSMEGDEGSMICGPWAGVKWRVRFFREALGNAAVFRPLMDECPDFASLGAPESVLGLAGRSSGLIVFAGPACSGKTTTATSFISTLCCSKVLRVSLLNESEEIPVKTGESLVLKDSVGSVNERILQALRSGCDLFWLGDFAGENVIAMLRAAEAGALVVCCVTAGNSAGVLDTLLASVPNAERDLCRAMLADQLKAVVVQRLLPGAAEGSGAVPSWEVMLNTQNVATLIRSGEFFKLPSIIAASPAEGMLLMDDCLAELVKSGYVAREDAERYVSNPAMLG, encoded by the coding sequence ATGGCTACAGAAATTGAATCCCTCTTGGAATATGTGGTGAATGTCGGCGGTAGCGAACTCATCGTTACCGAGGGCGCTCCTTCCGCGGTGCGCCTCGCCGGTCGTGTTTGTGCCGTTCCCGATGCACCCGCAATCGAGTTTGGAACCCTGCGTGAATTCCTTGGTTCCATGGAAGGTGACGAAGGCTCCATGATATGCGGCCCGTGGGCCGGTGTCAAGTGGCGCGTGCGCTTTTTCCGCGAGGCTCTCGGGAATGCCGCCGTTTTCCGCCCGCTTATGGATGAATGTCCGGACTTTGCTTCGCTCGGGGCGCCGGAATCCGTACTCGGGCTGGCTGGCCGCAGTTCCGGCCTGATTGTCTTTGCTGGCCCCGCGTGCTCCGGCAAGACGACCACTGCGACCTCGTTTATCAGTACGTTATGTTGTTCTAAAGTTCTTCGCGTAAGCCTGCTGAACGAATCCGAAGAAATCCCGGTGAAGACGGGCGAGAGCCTCGTGCTCAAGGATTCCGTGGGTTCCGTGAACGAACGTATTTTGCAGGCTCTCCGTAGCGGTTGTGACCTGTTCTGGCTGGGCGATTTTGCGGGCGAGAATGTGATTGCGATGCTTCGTGCCGCAGAGGCCGGGGCCCTTGTGGTGTGCTGCGTGACTGCGGGTAATTCTGCGGGTGTGCTCGATACGTTGCTTGCGTCGGTACCGAATGCCGAACGTGACCTGTGCCGTGCCATGCTTGCTGACCAGCTGAAGGCCGTGGTGGTGCAGCGCTTGTTGCCGGGTGCTGCCGAAGGTAGTGGTGCCGTCCCCTCGTGGGAAGTCATGCTCAATACGCAGAACGTGGCGACGCTTATCCGCAGTGGCGAATTCTTCAAGTTGCCTTCCATCATCGCGGCATCGCCTGCAGAGGGAATGCTCCTTATGGACGACTGCCTTGCGGAACTTGTGAAGTCTGGCTATGTAGCACGTGAAGACGCGGAGAGGTATGTTTCTAACCCGGCAATGCTCGGCTAG
- a CDS encoding patatin-like phospholipase family protein, producing the protein MFLTRQCSARHALAFACAATLAAFSLLPAQQIDALAAEVPVATPAPAAPAVSSDSAAVASPDSATAANSVPAELPLTPSALDSAVASVALPANAKSVLYLGGGENSPWFHLGVLYAIEAYSVPVDSVVGTSWGALVGALWAKGVSPDNIQRILLDPDMATIFDAPENGLYQEGSRQNASRPSIPVSETGVPSLRERFSIQLDSSGRLHRQLKPLSPDSSAIESALARLRLQESVLRHREGFRIPFATLGCDGVTGDSYESIFASLPVRGNDKSGEYCPYLALPLEDSPNEVAIIAVADPIRGTSGGPAWHRVIRDAALRNLGSQPGVIVRAHSLQDSSHNGWIQAGFSALESRLTQMSALGSRKADYAANRIASVPWFKFKPVYDSLPPETHGPVKSYWNASDTGLVAPRNFAYGVSRFPSFDSVSFDMLSDGDVLVASKVLPTFDVAVGGFGSNAVGPNAYAELSFYYVDQMQIELSLSGFYGGRSYGFSPSLRIERLWSKDWGLSVRYDWNRMRPFESFVENQLAYRRVYAEDKSDISASLYYRFDTHQSVSANFLFADREVELESRIYGDEPYNYYPASQKIRYSFEMGDTATWFPLGGLAAHAELGLTSVGYDFGFDEHVPSFYTFYADAAYSASPRPFVTLGAFAAFAMNKYHKDGYGYVYPESFEISALDNCIRPRIAASPWSTEWLNPDLASHHYGLVRLNAGFHYKGLGAWVYAAYVRDFEENPTASLGKDRFVLEPALRFSYKSINIYAGMSRIVDSDTFGDLKKFGDYDLFFRIGNYNLF; encoded by the coding sequence ATGTTTCTAACCCGGCAATGCTCGGCTAGGCACGCTCTTGCGTTTGCCTGCGCTGCCACCCTGGCGGCGTTTTCGCTGTTGCCCGCGCAGCAGATTGACGCGCTTGCGGCGGAAGTTCCCGTCGCGACGCCCGCACCTGCCGCACCCGCAGTATCTTCCGATTCTGCGGCAGTCGCATCTCCTGATTCCGCGACGGCTGCAAATTCCGTTCCCGCCGAACTCCCGCTCACTCCTTCCGCGCTCGATTCCGCGGTTGCCTCGGTTGCGCTCCCGGCAAATGCGAAGTCGGTTTTGTACCTGGGCGGTGGCGAGAATTCCCCGTGGTTCCACCTGGGCGTGCTCTATGCGATAGAGGCGTACTCCGTGCCGGTCGATTCCGTCGTGGGTACATCGTGGGGCGCGTTGGTGGGCGCGCTCTGGGCGAAGGGTGTATCTCCCGATAACATCCAGCGGATACTTCTCGACCCCGACATGGCCACGATTTTCGATGCGCCTGAGAACGGCCTGTATCAGGAGGGCTCGCGCCAGAATGCGTCGCGCCCGAGCATTCCTGTTTCCGAGACGGGCGTGCCGAGCCTTCGCGAGCGTTTCTCCATCCAGCTGGATTCTTCGGGCCGCCTTCACCGGCAGTTGAAGCCGCTCTCGCCGGATTCCTCCGCAATCGAATCCGCGCTGGCCCGCCTCCGCCTGCAGGAATCCGTACTCCGTCACCGGGAAGGCTTCCGCATACCTTTCGCTACCCTCGGGTGCGACGGCGTTACGGGCGATTCCTATGAAAGCATATTTGCGAGCCTTCCCGTAAGGGGCAACGACAAGTCCGGGGAATATTGCCCGTACCTGGCGCTCCCTCTGGAAGATTCCCCGAACGAGGTCGCGATTATCGCTGTCGCCGACCCGATTCGCGGTACATCGGGTGGCCCTGCGTGGCATCGCGTTATCCGGGATGCGGCCCTCAGGAATCTCGGTTCCCAGCCGGGTGTAATCGTGCGCGCGCATTCCCTGCAGGATTCTTCGCACAACGGCTGGATTCAGGCAGGTTTTTCTGCGCTGGAATCAAGGCTCACGCAGATGTCTGCCCTCGGGAGCCGCAAGGCGGACTATGCGGCGAACCGTATCGCATCGGTTCCGTGGTTCAAGTTCAAGCCGGTCTACGATAGCCTTCCTCCCGAAACGCACGGCCCGGTAAAGTCGTACTGGAATGCTTCCGATACGGGCCTTGTCGCTCCCCGCAATTTTGCCTATGGAGTTTCGCGTTTCCCCTCGTTCGATTCAGTCTCGTTCGATATGCTTTCCGATGGCGACGTGCTTGTTGCCTCGAAGGTTCTGCCCACGTTCGACGTGGCGGTGGGTGGCTTCGGGTCGAATGCGGTTGGCCCGAATGCATACGCGGAACTTTCGTTCTACTATGTGGACCAGATGCAGATAGAACTTTCGCTTTCGGGCTTTTACGGCGGGCGTTCCTACGGCTTTTCGCCGAGCCTCAGGATTGAGCGCCTCTGGAGCAAGGACTGGGGGCTGAGTGTCCGCTACGACTGGAACCGCATGCGCCCATTCGAGTCGTTTGTCGAAAATCAGCTGGCATACAGGCGCGTCTATGCCGAAGACAAAAGCGACATATCCGCATCGCTCTACTACAGGTTCGACACGCACCAGTCCGTTTCTGCGAACTTCCTGTTTGCCGATAGGGAGGTGGAACTCGAAAGCAGGATATACGGCGATGAACCGTACAACTACTACCCGGCATCGCAGAAAATTCGCTATTCGTTCGAGATGGGCGATACTGCGACCTGGTTCCCGCTAGGTGGTCTTGCCGCGCATGCCGAACTCGGGCTCACTTCTGTTGGGTATGATTTCGGGTTCGACGAGCACGTGCCCTCGTTCTATACCTTCTATGCCGATGCGGCCTACTCTGCGTCGCCCCGCCCGTTTGTGACCCTCGGTGCCTTCGCCGCGTTCGCGATGAACAAGTACCACAAGGATGGCTATGGCTACGTGTATCCGGAATCGTTCGAGATTTCTGCACTCGATAACTGCATCCGCCCGCGTATCGCTGCGAGCCCGTGGAGCACGGAATGGCTGAACCCGGACTTGGCTTCGCACCACTACGGGCTTGTGCGCCTGAATGCCGGGTTCCATTACAAGGGTCTCGGTGCCTGGGTGTATGCGGCCTACGTGCGTGACTTCGAGGAAAACCCGACGGCAAGCCTCGGCAAGGACCGCTTTGTACTGGAACCTGCGTTGCGGTTCTCGTACAAGTCAATCAATATCTATGCGGGTATGTCGCGCATCGTGGATAGCGATACCTTCGGCGACCTGAAGAAGTTCGGCGACTACGACCTGTTCTTCCGTATTGGCAACTACAACCTGTTCTAG
- the mltG gene encoding endolytic transglycosylase MltG yields MKKIFAIFCVFLALACAFFAFQMKNRLAETSKNGETVLINIPKGSSAGHIFGILREKGIWDDELAYKVWCKLNPPSPKAGWFEIPPHQTLDEIAGIIGSGKTAVRRVTIPEGRASWEMPAYIKKVFPELDEKRWNDLVQDPKFARSLGVDANSLEGYLLPDTYPFPIDADEETILKQMVAANLKVRDQFMPDSASSMWKTLGSWHKVLTLASVVEEETGIPDERPLIAGVFHNRLRIGMPLGADPTVRFIFRNLTGPIYKSQLNSDSPYNTRKFKGLMPGPISNPGRKAIQATLHPDKTEALYFVAKDDGSMTHFFSKTLSEHNKYKDVAARNRGE; encoded by the coding sequence ATGAAGAAGATTTTTGCCATTTTTTGCGTTTTTTTAGCCCTCGCCTGTGCCTTTTTCGCCTTCCAGATGAAAAATCGGCTGGCCGAGACCTCCAAAAACGGCGAAACCGTGCTCATAAACATACCCAAGGGGAGTTCCGCCGGGCACATTTTCGGCATCCTCCGCGAGAAGGGAATCTGGGACGACGAACTGGCCTACAAGGTCTGGTGCAAGCTTAACCCGCCCTCCCCGAAGGCCGGCTGGTTCGAGATACCCCCGCACCAGACCCTCGACGAAATTGCAGGCATCATCGGGAGCGGCAAGACCGCGGTACGCCGGGTGACCATACCCGAAGGTCGAGCCTCGTGGGAGATGCCCGCCTACATAAAGAAGGTATTCCCCGAACTTGACGAGAAGCGCTGGAACGACCTGGTCCAGGACCCGAAGTTCGCCCGCAGCCTCGGGGTCGACGCCAACTCGCTGGAAGGCTACCTGCTGCCCGACACCTACCCCTTCCCCATCGACGCGGACGAGGAGACGATACTCAAGCAGATGGTGGCAGCGAACCTGAAGGTGCGCGACCAGTTTATGCCCGACTCGGCAAGTTCCATGTGGAAGACGCTCGGCAGCTGGCACAAGGTGCTTACACTGGCAAGCGTAGTCGAGGAGGAAACGGGCATTCCCGATGAGCGCCCGCTTATCGCCGGAGTATTCCACAACCGACTGAGGATTGGCATGCCGCTCGGGGCAGACCCGACGGTGCGGTTCATCTTCAGGAACCTGACCGGGCCCATCTACAAGAGCCAGCTCAACAGCGACAGCCCGTACAACACCCGCAAGTTCAAGGGGCTCATGCCCGGGCCCATCTCGAACCCCGGGCGCAAGGCGATACAGGCGACACTACACCCCGACAAGACCGAGGCCCTTTACTTTGTTGCAAAGGATGACGGGAGCATGACCCACTTTTTCAGCAAGACGCTCTCCGAGCACAACAAGTACAAGGATGTGGCAGCAAGGAACCGCGGGGAATAA
- a CDS encoding CotH kinase family protein — MRKALLSIMASLFCWACSNSGSDREISSPWDEETTAQDSTASDTANAIDDTLDKSIDSLSILMAYERLSPTKNDRTYYPDAGIPRMLIATLSPERPDDDTTDVPAYAVITEGGAAITDTMPLMIRIRGNTSLAMPKRSFKVTFTNKVTLLDMPENRDWALLANYGDKTLVKNYTAFKLSEWLGMAYSPRSRFVELFLNGNYRGVYQLCETIKVGKNRVNIPDNQDSYLVEVDRKYRDDEFVVINEREMAFRIHAPKDPTEETMDRLRLHLDSLEGYLEYIHQDYSLALDSTPDNWFDVDAFIKHYWVQEFTKNPDAIPLTSVFFTWVAGSVIRMGPVWDFDAAFGATAKLQGTDGWYIRDYSWYRRMLKMPNVKEASELFWKRNRAIFEALPDSIDAFAQAIAKAAENNYRGWPDVLGNVNEFTHTKAYGSYAETVEDLKSWVRERTRWIDDNL, encoded by the coding sequence ATGCGCAAGGCGTTGCTTTCCATAATGGCCTCCCTATTCTGCTGGGCATGCTCCAACAGCGGCTCCGACAGGGAAATTTCCTCGCCGTGGGATGAGGAAACAACTGCACAGGATTCCACAGCAAGCGACACCGCCAACGCCATTGACGACACCCTCGACAAATCCATTGATTCTCTCTCGATCCTGATGGCGTACGAAAGGCTTTCCCCGACCAAGAACGACCGGACTTACTACCCCGATGCAGGAATCCCGAGGATGCTTATCGCAACACTCTCGCCGGAGAGACCCGATGACGACACAACCGACGTCCCTGCCTACGCCGTAATTACCGAGGGGGGCGCCGCCATTACAGACACCATGCCGCTCATGATCCGCATAAGGGGCAACACCTCGCTTGCCATGCCCAAGCGCAGTTTCAAGGTCACGTTCACAAACAAAGTAACACTCCTGGACATGCCCGAAAACAGGGACTGGGCACTCCTCGCGAACTACGGCGACAAGACCCTTGTCAAGAACTATACCGCATTCAAGCTTTCGGAGTGGCTGGGGATGGCCTACAGCCCGCGTTCCCGTTTCGTGGAACTTTTCTTGAACGGCAACTACCGCGGCGTGTACCAGCTATGCGAAACCATCAAGGTGGGCAAGAACCGCGTGAACATACCCGACAACCAGGATTCGTACCTGGTCGAAGTGGACCGCAAGTACCGAGACGACGAATTCGTAGTCATCAACGAGCGCGAAATGGCGTTCCGGATACACGCCCCGAAGGACCCGACCGAAGAAACGATGGACCGGCTCAGGCTCCACCTCGACAGCCTGGAAGGCTACCTCGAGTATATCCACCAGGACTACTCGCTCGCGCTCGACAGCACGCCCGACAACTGGTTCGATGTCGACGCCTTCATCAAGCACTACTGGGTACAGGAATTCACGAAGAACCCCGACGCCATCCCGCTCACAAGCGTGTTTTTCACATGGGTCGCGGGGAGCGTCATCCGCATGGGGCCGGTATGGGATTTCGACGCGGCGTTCGGCGCCACCGCCAAACTGCAAGGCACCGACGGCTGGTACATACGCGACTACTCCTGGTACAGGCGCATGCTCAAAATGCCCAACGTGAAGGAAGCATCAGAGCTCTTCTGGAAAAGGAATAGGGCCATATTCGAAGCCCTCCCCGATTCCATCGACGCCTTCGCGCAAGCCATCGCGAAGGCGGCAGAGAACAACTACCGCGGATGGCCCGACGTGCTCGGCAACGTGAACGAGTTCACCCACACCAAGGCCTACGGCTCATACGCCGAGACGGTCGAAGACCTGAAATCGTGGGTACGCGAACGCACCCGCTGGATAGACGATAATCTATAA